One genomic segment of Musa acuminata AAA Group cultivar baxijiao chromosome BXJ3-3, Cavendish_Baxijiao_AAA, whole genome shotgun sequence includes these proteins:
- the LOC135633492 gene encoding protein IQ-DOMAIN 18-like produces the protein MGRKGSSSWLTAVKRAFRSPSKDAEKKTARRREEPDQEEEEKHKREKRRWIFRKSSAQDQQQLVPQAKASPLPAVTPEQRHAIALAVASAATAEAAVATAQAAAEVVRLTRPSASFVKEHYAAIVIQTAFRGYLARRALRALKGLVKLQALVRGHNVRKQANMTLRCMQALVRVQARVRDQRVRLAQESSAAVSRGSNKSSFNCDTSFWESKYFQELAERRSMSRDGSSFADDWDDRPRTMEEIQAMLQVRKEAALKRERALSYAFSHQLWRSDRNPSPLLDEEVDGEVASVEDKRPHRWMDRWIASRPSFDNRVSSRARASTDYRDPIKTLEIDTARPFSYSAPGNPRRQTPPPPPQPVGQHPTSPLHRTHLHNYQAYSPATPSPSKTRPLQVRSASPRCGREDRSLSTVQTPNYHHHAAASSSSSRQHHPAPLGAAVPNYMAATESAKARVRSQSAPRQRPGTPDRDRGGSAKKRLSFPAPDQQGCSQNLRSPSFKSAAGWFPGEQRSNVSSCCNDSLGGEVSPSSTTDLRPWLR, from the exons ATGGGAAGGAAGGGGAGCAGCTCTTGGCTGACCGCTGTCAAACGGGCGTTTAGATCTCCGTCCAAGGACGCCGAGAAGAAGACAGCGAGGCGGCGAGAAGAGCCGGaccaagaggaagaagagaag cacaagagggagaagaggagatgGATATTCCGCAAGTCGTCGGCGCAGGACCAGCAGCAGCTAGTGCCGCAAGCGAAGGCGTCTCCGCTGCCAGCGGTCACGCCGGAGCAGAGGCACGCCATTGCTCTGGCCGTGGCCTCGGCGGCgacggcggaggcggcggtggcGACAGCGCAGGCGGCCGCTGAGGTGGTTCGCCTCACCAGGCCTTCTGCTAGCTTCGTCAAGGAGCATTACGCCGCCATCGTCATCCAAACTGCCTTTCGAGGTTACTTG GCGAGGAGGGCGCTGCGGGCTTTGAAGGGGCTCGTGAAGCTGCAGGCGTTGGTGAGGGGGCACAACGTCCGGAAGCAAGCCAACATGACGCTGCGATGCATGCAAGCGCTAGTGAGAGTGCAGGCGAGGGTGAGAGACCAACGCGTGCGGCTGGCGCAGGAGTCGTCGGCAGCGGTTTCCCGAGGAAGCAACAAGTCCTCCTTCAACTGCGACACCTCCTTCTGGGAGTCCAAGTACTTCCAGGAGCTCGCGGAGAGAAGATCCATG TCGAGGGACGGGAGTAGCTTCGCAGATGACTGGGACGACCGCCCGAGGACAATGGAGGAGATCCAAGCGATGCTGCAGGTTCGAAAGGAGGCTGCTCTCAAACGAGAAAGAGCGCTCTCCTACGCCTTCTCTCATCAA CTCTGGAGATCGGACCGGAACCCCTCTCCCTTGCTCGACGAAGAAGTGGACGGCGAGGTGGCGTCGGTGGAAGACAAGAGGCCGCACCGGTGGATGGATCGCTGGATCGCGTCGAGGCCCTCCTTCGACAACAGAGTCAGCAGCAGGGCGAGAGCCTCCACCGACTATCGGGATCCCATCAAGACCTTGGAGATCGACACAGCTCGACCCTTCTCTTACTCCGCCCCCGGCAATCCTCGCCGCCAgacgccgccaccgccgcctcaGCCTGTCGGACAGCACCCCACCTCCCCCCTCCACCGCACCCACCTCCACAACTACCAAGCCTATTCGCCCGCCACTCCCTCGCCCTCCAAGACGCGGCCTCTGCAAGTCCGCTCCGCCAGCCCCCGCTGTGGCCGGGAGGACCGGAGTCTTTCCACAGTCCAGACGCCGAACTACCACCACCACGCGGcggcgtcgtcgtcatcgtcGCGGCAGCACCACCCCGCGCCGCTGGGGGCTGCAGTACCGAACTACATGGCGGCGACGGAGTCTGCGAAGGCGCGGGTGCGGTCGCAGAGCGCGCCGAGGCAGCGTCCGGGGACGCCGGACCGGGATCGGGGCGGCTCCGCCAAGAAGCGCCTCTCGTTCCCGGCGCCTGACCAGCAGGGGTGCTCGCAGAATCTGAGGAGCCCGAGCTTCAAGAGCGCGGCGGGGTGGTTCCCCGGGGAGCAGCGCTCGAACGTGTCCTCTTGCTGCAACGACAGCCTCGGCGGCGAGGTATCCCCCTCCTCGACGACGGACCTCCGGCCGTGGCTCCGGTGA